The DNA sequence GTCTTGAACGAGATCTCCCCGATCGAGGACTTCTCCGGCTCGATGTCGCTCTCCTTCTCCGACCCGCGCTTCGACGAGGTCAAGGCCTCGACCGAGGAGTGCAAGGACAAGGACATGACGTACGCCGCCCCGTTGTTCGTCACGGCGGAGTTCACCAACCACACCACCGGCGAGATCAAGAGCCAGACGGTGTTCATGGGTGACTTCCCGATGATGACCGACAAGGGCACGTTCATCATCAACGGCACCGAGCGGGTCGTGGTCTCCCAGCTCGTCCGCTCGCCGGGTGTCTACTACGACACCGCGATCGACAAGACGACCGACAAGGACGTCTTCAGCGTCAAGATCATCCCGTCCCGGGGTGCCTGGCTGGAGTTCGACGTCGACAAGCGCGACACCGTCGGCGTCCGCATCGACCGCAAGCGCCGCCAGCCGGTGACCGTGCTGCTGAAGGCGCTGGGTTGGACGACCGAGCAGATCCGCGAGCGCTTCTCGTTCAGCGAGACGCTGCTGACGACGCTGGAGAAGGACCACACCGCGGGTACCGACGAGGCGTTGCTCGACATCTACCGCAAGCTGCGTCCGGGCGAGCCGCCGACGAAGGAGTCCGCGCAGGCGCTGCTGGAGAACCTGTTCTTCAAGGACAAGCGCTACGACCTCGCGAAGGTCGGCCGGTACAAGGTCAACAAGAAGCTCGGCCTGTCCACCCCCATCACCACGGGCGTGCTGACCGAGGAAGACATCGTCACCACGATCGAGTACCTGGTGCGCCTGCACGCGGGTGAGACGACGATGCAGCCCGGCGACGTCGAGGTGCCCGTCGAGGTCGACGACATCGACCACTTCGGCAACCGCCGCCTGCGCACCGTCGGCGAGCTGATCCAGAACCAGATCCGGGTCGGCCTGTCCCGCATGGAGCGCGTCGTCCGCGAGCGCATGACGACCCAGGACGTCGAGGCCATCACGCCGCAGACCCTGATCAACATCCGCCCGGTGGTGGCGGCGATCAAGGAGTTCTTCGGCACGTCCCAGCTCTCGCAGTTCATGGACCAGACCAACCCGCTCGCGGGTCTGACCCACAAGCGCCGCCTGTCGGCGCTGGGCCCGGGTGGTCTGTCCCGTGAGCGCGCCGGCATGGAGGTCCGCGACGTCCACCCGTCGCACTACGGCCGCATGTGCCCGATCGAGACGCCGGAAGGCCCGAACATCGGCCTGATCGGCTCGCTGTCCTCCTACGGGCGGGTCAACCCGTTCGGCTTCATCGAGACGCCGTACCGCAAGGTCGTCGACGGCCGGGTCACCGACCAGATCGACTACCTGACGGCCGACGAAGAGGACCGCTACGTCAAGGCGCAGGCGAACGCCAAGATCGACGACGAGGGCAACTTCCTCGAGGACAAGGTCCTGGTCCGCAAGAAGGGCGGCGAGGTCGAGCAGATCGACCCGTCCGACGTGGACTACATGGACGTCTCGCCGCGGCAGATGGTGTCGGCCGCGACCGCGATGATCCCGTTCCTCGAGCACGACGACGCGAACCGCGCCCTGATGGGCGCGAACATGCAGCGCCAGGCGGTGCCGCTGCTGCGCAGCGAGTCCCCGCTGGTCGGCACCGGCATGGAGCTGCGCGCCGCGGTCGACGCCGGTGACGTCGTGGTCGCCAAGAAGACCGGTGTGGTCGAGGAGATCTCCGCCGACTACGTCACGATCATGGCCGACGACGGCTCGCGGCAGACCTACGGCCTGCACAAGTTCCGCCGGTCCAACCAGGGCACCTGCATCAACCAGAAGCCCATCGTGAACGAGGGCGACCGGGTGCAGGAGGGCCAGGTCCTGGCCGACGGCCCGTGCACCGAGAACGGCGAGATGGCG is a window from the Saccharothrix saharensis genome containing:
- the rpoB gene encoding DNA-directed RNA polymerase subunit beta — its product is MAISRATKATAATNSTSGIPGAPKRVSFAKIHEPLQTPNLLDLQIQSFEWLTGDEAWFQRRVDEGDEAPTGGLEEVLNEISPIEDFSGSMSLSFSDPRFDEVKASTEECKDKDMTYAAPLFVTAEFTNHTTGEIKSQTVFMGDFPMMTDKGTFIINGTERVVVSQLVRSPGVYYDTAIDKTTDKDVFSVKIIPSRGAWLEFDVDKRDTVGVRIDRKRRQPVTVLLKALGWTTEQIRERFSFSETLLTTLEKDHTAGTDEALLDIYRKLRPGEPPTKESAQALLENLFFKDKRYDLAKVGRYKVNKKLGLSTPITTGVLTEEDIVTTIEYLVRLHAGETTMQPGDVEVPVEVDDIDHFGNRRLRTVGELIQNQIRVGLSRMERVVRERMTTQDVEAITPQTLINIRPVVAAIKEFFGTSQLSQFMDQTNPLAGLTHKRRLSALGPGGLSRERAGMEVRDVHPSHYGRMCPIETPEGPNIGLIGSLSSYGRVNPFGFIETPYRKVVDGRVTDQIDYLTADEEDRYVKAQANAKIDDEGNFLEDKVLVRKKGGEVEQIDPSDVDYMDVSPRQMVSAATAMIPFLEHDDANRALMGANMQRQAVPLLRSESPLVGTGMELRAAVDAGDVVVAKKTGVVEEISADYVTIMADDGSRQTYGLHKFRRSNQGTCINQKPIVNEGDRVQEGQVLADGPCTENGEMALGKNLLVAIMPWEGHNYEDAIILSQRLVQDDVLTSIHIEEHEIDARDTKLGAEEITRDIPNVSEEVLADLDERGIIRIGAEVQPGDILVGKVTPKGETELTPEERLLRAIFGEKAREVRDTSLKVPHGEYGKVIGIRVFSREDDDELPPGVNELVRVYVAQKRKIQDGDKLAGRHGNKGVIGKILPVEDMPFLEDGTPVDIVLNTHGVPRRMNIGQVLETHLGWIAKQGWSINGDPDWAKNLPEELYHVEPGTKTATPVFDGAREDEITGLLGSTIPNRDGERMVKENGKAVLLDGRSGEPYPFPVSVGYMYILKLLHLVDDKIHARSTGPYSMITQQPLGGKAQFGGQRFGEMECWAMQAYGAAYTLQELLTIKSDDVLGRVKVYEAIVKGENIPEPGIPESFKVLLKELQSLCLNVEVLSSDGAAIEMRDGDDEDLERAAANLGINLSRSESPSVDDVVN